The following nucleotide sequence is from Takifugu flavidus isolate HTHZ2018 chromosome 4, ASM371156v2, whole genome shotgun sequence.
CTGTATCCTGGGCCCTGTGCTGGGCCCTGGATCCTGTATCCTGTATCCTGGACCCTGTGCTGGGCCCTGGATCCTGGGCCCTGGACCCTGTGCTGGGCCCTGGATCCTGTATCCTGGGCCCTGGTCCCTGTGCTGGGCCCTGGATCCTGTATCCTGGGCCCTGGTCCCTGTGCTGGGCCCTGGATCCTGGTCCCTGTCCTGGACCCTGTGCTGGGCCCTGGACCCTGTGCTGGGCCCTGGACCCTGTGCTGGGCCCTGGACCCTGTGCTGGGCCCTGGACCCTGTGCTGGGCCCTTGAGACCTTTGGTGTCGTCCCACCTGTCCAGGTGGATGCCACCCACAGGAAGGAGGCCCTGAAGGCCATGACGGAGACCTTCTACGCAGCTTTGTTTGGATACGATGAGGTGAGAGATGCTTGGAACAGTtgtggtcctggtcctggtcctggctgtGGGGCTGACGGAgtcctggttctgtctcaggGAGTCCTGTCTGATGACCGCgtgctggctgcagctctgtggaggAACCTGTTCAACTGTGAGTGCGAAGACCCCCGacagctggagctcctggtccagtacGTCCGTAAGCAGGTGGGTTCACGCCCTCTGTTGGGCCTCCTGGGGGGGCGGTCTTGGACCGGGTTCTCCTGTCTGACCTCCTGTGCAGATGCAGTTCATCGACTCTCTGAACGGGGAGGACCTGCTGCTGACCGGGGAGGTGAAGTGGCGCCCCCTGGAGGAGCACAACGCTCAGAGCATCCTGAaggtggccacgcccacctacAACGACACTGGCCTGTGAGGCccgggggcgtggcctgtgatcatgtgaccctgcagcttcctctttcctcctgttTGTCACTCTTGTCGTCTCCAACGGTCCAGACCCTGGGGTTCTGCTGGGGGGGCTGTCCAGAGGGGTCCAGGGCGGTCCGGGGGGGTCCAGGGCGGTCCGGGGGGTCCGGAGGGGTCCAGGGCGGTCCGGAGGGGTCCAGGGCGGTCCGGAGGGGTCCAGGGGGGTCCAGCTCAACAACCAGACTATTTTTGTCCTCTGACTCTATTTATAAAGGATTTTCtatgttttctgtcttttcaacCCAATAAAAtgttgctgctcctctctgGGACGGGGGCCTGGTTCAAGTGATCTGTGGGGGGGGTAGTGATGGGGGGGGTATTGATctgtggggggaagggggggcactTGGTCCTGCTCAGCAGCTGGTCTGTTGTCACCTGTGGCAGCACAACAATAGAGGATCTTGGGCCtcctcagaacctgctggaACCAGAACCTCCGGGAGCATCAGCAGGTTCTTCAACATCAGTGATGTTCATCCAACGgagcctctgacctctgacccctgacccctgctggacagAAGGTCCACCTGTCCACAGTGGGGTTAGCTTGTTCAGCAGATGttcttctgctcctcacctcatTTCAATCAGaacctcagtccaagcgtgagtcacctgtgtcaaCATGCCGTCACCAAACGTTTGCTAGCTAAATGAAGCAGATACCTGCGTGATGACGTCAGTCGTTTAGCCTGTTGACTGAGCCCGAGCTACACATCACTGACAACGTGAAGGGGAACACCTGAGGAACGAACACCTGAGAATCACCTGAGGAACGAACACCTGAGGAACGAACGCCTGAGAAACACTGAGGAACGAACACCTgaggaacagctgaggaacgAACACCTGAGAATCACCTGAGGAACGAACGCCTGAGAATCACCTGAGGAACGAACGCCTGAGAATCACCTGAGGAACGAACTCCTGAGGAACGAACACCTGAGGGTCAGAGTTCCTCATCCTGATCAGTTTTTacggttttgtttgtttttcacacacacacacacacttctgataGATTATTGATCACCTTCATCcttgtgatcatgtgatctaatgaCAGCCTTTGAAGTGCAGCTGAGGATCAAAGCAGCTCTCAGCCAGATGTGGCAGCTGcgttgacctcttgacctctgCAACAGAAGCAGCTGTTTGGTCCACGTTAGCATCAGACATGTAGCAGCTAGCGCTTGTTTGCACTGGAAACCATCCAAGCGTGTTTGCGTAGCCGCGTGCTACGCTAGTTCCGCCTGGCGGTGGCCTAGTTAGCGTCTCCAGGTGTTGGCGACCAGTCGGACCAGTGGAACAACTTCTGCAcctgtttgataaaaacaaTTCCAGTCAGCGTGACTCACCTTTATATTCCAGGTTTACGCAATCACATGGTGCagagtgatgatgtcacacccTGAAGCCAAATATTAGCACAAGCTGCTCACGGATGTTTACGACCACGAATGTCGCCGCCTCCCCAGAAGTGGAACCTGCTTCAGGGGTCCAGAACCTCCTGCTGTCAATTCAGGATGTTAGATTACGCTAATGCTAGCACACTTGTTAGTTCTGAGCTTCAGCACTAACGACGGTTTTGCGTTACTCTCCGGCATCATTGTAACAACCATGTTGCCATGACGACGTCCGTCAGGTGTTGGAATGTGTGTTCTGACCCACTGGGAGCGTGTTTAGGaatgaatgctaatgctagtgctAACATTCACGCTACAGCGCTACCTCGGTCATCTGAAACAGCCGCTTCATAACTTGAAAGTGAAAACGAGTCAGAAACAAAAAGGTTTTGTTCTGATCCAGCTCAGGCTCTGATCCAGCTCAGGCTCTGATCCAGCTCAGGTCCAGACCGAGCTGTCAGAACGGAAGCGCAGGAAACAGGcagacttcaaaataaaagcacccgTTGTTTTTCTCATTTGATAACGAAATAATGAagcttttgaaatgttttagctaacggttagcattagctaacGTGAGGTCACTTTAGGCGGTTAAATAACATTCGAGCATTTTTTCACAATACATGAAAAACTTGGTAAATATTCGTTGGCTAATGCTAAGCGCCCCGCCACCCGgatcttattttgaaagaacGAACCGGAAGCAGCCTATTGGCTCATGGTTGGCCCGACAACCGAGCgatgggggagagggaggggcttcCGTGGCCGGGACCAATAACAGGACAGGTAGCAACAGGTGAGCGGAGAGGACACGCACGCGCTCAGGGACAGAGGTAAAGGTTCTTCAGAAGCCAAAAGAATTCTGGGAGTTGGAACCTGACGTGACCGAACGGACCGGATCAAAGCGAGTCACGGAAGCTGTTGCGGGGGTTCTAGAGCGCGCCGGGACCCGGAGCGGAGTCCGGCTCTGGTCTCGATCCGAAGCCTGAAACTTTGGTTGTTGTTCGGTCATGTTGACGCAGGAAGCGGCCTGTTAGCGGGACACGGAACCATGAGCAGCTCGGAGGGCCTCCGGCCCAACACCTGCGGCAGGAAGCCGCTGGGGAAGCTCGCCTCCcggctggaggaggtgaagaaccCCTGGAGGCAGGTGGCCTCGCTGGAGCTGAGCCACAACGAGGCGGCGCGGCTGGCGACCGACGCGCTGCTGGAGCTCGGGGAGAAGGAGTACCGGCGGGTCCTGGCGGAGGAGCGGGAGCTGAACTTCCTGTCCCCGCTGGAGCTGCGCTACATCAGCCAGCACGCGGCCAGGACCGGCAGCCCCGACAGCAGCGGCCCCGCGGAGCGGGACTGCGGGGACGGGGACGCCGCGTCCGAGCTCACCTCCGGGACCTACTTCCCCATGATGTCCGACGAGGAGCCGCCGATCCTGGAGCTCGGCTGGCCCGAGTCCCCGAGCAGATACGGACCGTCGGAGACGCAGATCTACTTCCAGAGGGACAAGACCCACAACGTGAAGGACCTGATCCGGTCCCTCATCAACAAGGCCGCCAAGGTACCGGTCCAGAGCCTCTAAAGTGGCCCCGACACCGCCTGCGTGTTTACTGAGGTGCTTCCAGTGATGGGTCacctgtgcttcacctgtgtttcaccACCTGTGCTTCTCCACCTGTGCTTCTCCACCTGTGCTTCTCCACCTGTGCTTCTCCACCTGTGCTTCACCACCTGTGCTTCACCAcctgtgctccacctgtgctccacctgtgctccacctgtggATCTTTGTGTCTCACATCGTTTCTACATATTTGTCACTTGaactttttgttgtttctggtCTTTGATGCTTCGTGAGTTTCATCCTTTCATGTTTCCATCCTGCTTGGTCGGCGTAACCAGCGCTAACCAGCAGTAACCAGTAGTAACCAGCAGTAACCAGCGCTAACCAGCAGTAACCAGCGCTAACCAGCAGTAACCAGCAGTAACCAGCGCTAACCAGCAGTAACCAGCAGTAACCAGTAGTAACCAGCAGTAACCAGCGCTAACCAGCAGTAACCAGCAGTAACCAGCGCTAACCAGCAGTAACCAGTAGTAACCAGCGCTAACCAGTAGTAACCAGCGCTAACCAGCAGTAACCAGCGCTAACCAGCAGTAACCAGTGCTAACCAGCAGTAACCAGTGCTAACCAGCAGTAACCAGTAGTAACCAGCGCTAACCAGCAGTAACCAGTGCTAACCAGTTTTGAGGTCGGGTTTCACCTCTGTCGTGTTGCGTCTGCGGAGCGTTCGCTGGTCTTGTGGTGTTGCGTCATGTGACCAGTCGCCGTCCACCTGCACATCCATGTggtgacaaacaggaagtcacctgAGGCACAGAGGAAGTAAAGTTTGGAGGGAAATGTCGTTCCTGCGTTCACCTGGCCTGTGGGCTGTTGCAGGTCATCGCCATGGTGATGGACATCTTCACAGACGTGGACCTGCTGTGTGACCTGATGGAGGCGTCCAACAAGCGCCGCGTCCCCGTCTACGTCCTGCTGGACGAGAAGAACCTCACGTACTTCACGGACATGTGCTCGGCGCTGGACATTCAGCACTCGCACCTGAGCGTGAGGACGCTAGGCTAATGAGCAGCACTCCTGGCCCAGGTGTGGAGGGGCGTGGCCAATAACGGCCTTTGATCTgtgtgtccagaacatgcgtaTCCGGAGCGTGCGTGGAGACACCTACTGCACCAAGAGCGGGAAGAAGTTCTCGGGTCAGGTCCTGGAGAAGTTCATGATCATCGACTGTGAGGAGGTCATCGCTGGCTCCTACAGGTGAGACGCaggtgtgggcggagcctgagcTCTTAGCGACTTCACGGAGCCGAGCGATCGAAACAGGCGACGTGCTAACGCGTCCTAGCATCTTAGCAAAACTTGAAAGACAATATAAAATGACACGATTATTCTTTTTGGGAACATCCAGCTGCTAGCCTGTTAGCCTGTAGCCTGTTAGCCTTGTAGCCTAGCTGATCTGGAGAAGCGAACTTGTTGACGCTGTGGCACATTAGCCTGTGAGGTTGTTGCTAACTTTAAGCTAACGGTAAAGTCTCACTTCCTTTAACTTCTGTGTATCTTGAACAGgaactttatttttgttttttcagcagAAAAGGCGTGTTAGCGTTAGCACGATGTTTTGTGAGTGCGTAATGAAGGAACGTCGTTGTGCGGGTTCTGACCCGCTCGCTAACGCTCGGATCAACACGCCTTCTGGAATGTGCGGCTGTGATTTCATTTTTCCAACAGATGATTTAAGGTTAGCGAGCTAGTTCTGTAAGCTAGCAGCGCTCTCTTTTAATCCTTTAATCTTTGTGTAAAAGCGCCGTTTTGACGAGAACAAACTTTTGTATTTGCAAGACAAATTTCGTCCTGGACACGTTTGACAGGTTTCACCTTTTTCTCTCGACGCTCAACGCTAATATTTAAGGAGTGTTTATTCGCTGCGTTCATGCTAAAGTGGTCTGGTGAGTCTGGAACAGGTTACCGTGGCGATCCGGTGGAGGTGATCCAGGTTGTGCGACGCCTGTGCTGTTGAGTAGCTGCTAACGTTAGCGGctccagcgccccctggtggccgctcAGCGTGCCACCACACTGTgctgaccacttcctgtttggtgcgctctgcttcctgtccagtTTCACCTGGCTGTCGGCGCAGGTGCACAGCAACATGGTGATGCACTTCTCCGGGCGCATCGCCGACAGCTTCGACCGCGAGTTCCGCTGCCTTTACGCCGACTCGCAGATCATCGACTGCCTCAGCGacccggaggaggaggggctccCGTACTACCCGCCCTTCCTGACCACCATGGTGCCCGGCGCCGCCGCGCTGGATCTGGTGTCGGACAGGTACGCTGATGctagcgccgccgccgcggccgctCGATGCTAACGTGCGTTTGCCCCAGCAGGCGGGACAGGATGTGCTCCGAGAACTCCAGCAGCCAATCCAGCAACAGCGTCTCCAGCGTGAAGGCGGCGCCCGGGATGACCTCCAACACGGTTTACAGGGTCACTCAGGGCAGCGACAGGAAGGAGCCCGGCGCCGCCTCTCACCTGAGCCCGGACCGGAGGGAGCGGGCCCGAGCCAACGGAGGAACCGGTCACGGCTCGGCCGAGCGCCCGCCGCCGCCCTACGGCCTGGCGGTGGGCGTGGAGTGGAACAAGCCTCCGCCGCCCGACGTCCTGCGCTCGCacgtgggcggagcctcctccAAATTCCAAGCCATGGGGTTGTACGAGCACAAGGCGAGCCCGTTCCAGGGCGCCGGCCCGGCGTCCAGCAGCGCCAAGACGCGGAGTCCGTCGCCCGTGCTGGCGCCCAAACACAGGACGCCGCCCACGCCGTTCCTCAACAAGTTCACAGACCTGTTCCTGGCGCCGGCCAGCAGGGACAGAGACGGCGCCCGCGGGCCCTCGCCCTGGGGCGGCCCCGACCTGTCGCAGGCAGAACCAGAGAGTCAGCAgagcccgccgccgccgccctcgcCCGCCGCCGTCATGAGCCGGCACGACCAGAAGCGCATGACGCTGGGCCACAGCAAACTGGACCTGGTGAACCAGTACAACCAGATGAAGTCCAAACAGGTGTACAGCCGCTTCGAGCTCAAGACGCCCGACTgaggggggcggagcctgtcggGACGGTGGTGCTTCACCTGTGTCAACGTCCTGTCTGgaaaagctgcttcctgtttgttctcGTGCTTCAGAACTTGTTCTGTTCCACCAACGTAGCTTAAACCAGATCTTTACCTCAGAACATTCAGAATCCCACCTGTGCTGTGAGTCTCCTGTGGACCGGGACGCTgggacagaaccagaaccccacctcttcctctctggctgCTCCTGCCTCCGGCGCCGCTGGACCGGGCCGGCGCCGCCTCAGGTTGTGACTCAAAGATCAAACtgaatttttttcttcaggGTTTTAGTTTTGTTGAAGGTCCAGATGTGGATCCGGCTCAGAACCAACCCAACATCTGGCCTTTGTTATGCTAATAGCTCCGCTAACATGCTCAGAACATTCTGATGTTATCGGCATTGTTTAGAAAAAAATGTGAATTTGCAACGTGTCGCTTTGGTCACAGGGCCAGAGGTGACCCCTGGGTGACCTCTGGGTGACCCCTGGGTGACCCCTGGGTGACCCCTGGGTGACCCCTGGCTCCATGTTTACTCGCTAACCTGCTAACTTCGCTTTGCTGTATCACAACTGTAATTGCAGctttgatcatgtgatcatttCCCACAGATCAAAGCAGAGTTTAAAAGTTACCAattgaactttgacctgtgCAGATTCTTATTTTACATAGAAACAGGAAGTCGTGTGATTTACAGGAAACTGAACTTTGAAGCTGGTGGATGAATAAAAGTTTCTCCCTGGTTCTGGTTGTTGTGATGATAACTGATGTTCTGAGACGGTGGGTCCTGCTGGGACTTGGtgggtcctgctgggtcctgctgggtcctgctgggtcctggtgggtcctggtgggtcctgCTGGGACTTGGtgggtcctgctgggtcctggtgggtcctgctgggtcctgctgggtcctgctGGGACTTGGTGGGTCCTGCTGGGTCCGGGAATGTTAGGGGAAGGTTGGATATATTTCTGTCACATTGTTCCTGGACGGGACGTCCTGCCAGGAAACGACAGGGCCAGCAGACCTCCGTCCGCTCACTGAGCCTCACAAACACCGGCGCCTCGGCCTCGTGCACGTCAGCGCACGTTGGGACATTAAAAAGGCTTCGGCGACAAGAATGAACGCGCTAATTCTGTCACGACTCGAGCAGGCGAGTGTTTGGTCGGAACATCTCGCCTCTAAGATGTGACAGAATTAGCGCGTTGAGCCGCCGTCGCTGTGATTAGAACGTGTCCCAGAAATCTGTTAGCTGCTTTATTATCGTTAATGTTGCTTTATTATCGTTAATGTTGCTTTATCGTtaatgttgctttattcttcATGCTTAGCTCTCGTGTTGGGacacaaagatcaaagccactcgtctttcttcttctcttcattttccgtCTCTTCTTTAATTATCTCATCAACTGAACTTGACTCACCGTCTGGAAGCTCCACAACAACCAACAGACCCGAACCACAGACGCGCCtggtgtgcacgtgcgtgtgcacgtgcgtgtgcacgtacgTGTGAGAGAGCGAGTACAGAGGAATTCAACTGGTTTATTATTGTGATCTTTTCTATCATTCTAACCCTATAATGATAATTGTATATATTAGTGTATGTATTATATagtgtatatattatatagtgtatatactgtatatatattatatactgtatatatattatatagtGTATATATTACATAgtgtatatatattatatagtGTATATATTACATAgtgtatatatattatataggGTGTAGATTAGATTTATCTAATTTTCTATATTGTGCGTCAGTCACCAAATCTGgatcaaagaaacaaagaaaagtgcTGCTGCCCCCTCGTGGTTGAATCCGGATTAATTTCTTCAGATTAAAATCAACAAAACAAGCGGTGACGTCACAAACAGAACTCCGGAAGTCCGTCCCCTCAGAGCTCGactgctgcagcgccccctgcggCCGCGCCGCGCtactgcagcagcaccacacctgACAGGAGCGGACATCCGGCCGCCTCATCCAGCTGTTCATCAGCCTAACTGAGCATGCGCGGTGGGGGGGacagagccgggggggggggcgctccagTAAACAAGCGGACCTGGATCCTGGAGCTCGCGAGCGGACGGTGGAGCAGCGCGCGCGGGGATGTCAGCCATGGCGGCCGGAGGCGGCGGAGCTGCGGGGCTCCGCTGGAGAACCTGCTGCTTCCCTCTGGTCCTGTGGGTCGTCTCGGTGTGCGCGGAGGACCGGACGCTGATGGTGGAGGTGGGTCGCGCGGCGTGCACGCACCTGCGCGCAAAAACAGTGCGCGAGGAGGCTGCCGACTCACCTGGATGTCAGTCTCCACTTTAAATGTTTCCTGTCCTGTGTGAAGTGTGCGCGAGGGAGCTCGTGCGCGAGCGCGTGTTCTTTGTTTAACGAGGCCGGAAATGCTGCCTTAATCGATGATCggtttcattcatttcatctcTTGGTTCTATTGTTCACGTGACCCCATCAGAGTTTGATTTCCCGCTTTTAATGAGGCTCGTGTTGTCAATAAGTGGCCATCAGCATGCGGCGCGTGGTAACGTGAACCTGAGAGCGCGCGCTGCTTCACCGCGATGCTCGGAACaaaagctcctctctctctctgtctggatgtctctctctcctctctctttgtgtctgttcctcttttctttctcttcatctccattttctttctttctttctttctttctttctttcttctttctttctttctttctttctcctctctaaATATAGCCTCCCTCCATAATTGATGAAaatggcaggaggaggagggggaggaggaggaggagggagaggaggaggagggggaggaggaggaggaggagatgttcCAAGTTCTTTGTTGTCTGACCAAACGTGTCCAGACTGAATGTCCTCACAGAGATCTCAAAGCCTGGATGTTTAAAACCTCCACATCTGGGGAACATGCAGATGTTTCAGGATGTGGGTCAGTGGTTATGAAACGGTTCCTCTGAACGTTTGTCTGCTCTGGctttgatcacatgatcagggAGACGGAGGACGCTGCGCCGT
It contains:
- the fam83c gene encoding protein FAM83C, with the protein product MSSSEGLRPNTCGRKPLGKLASRLEEVKNPWRQVASLELSHNEAARLATDALLELGEKEYRRVLAEERELNFLSPLELRYISQHAARTGSPDSSGPAERDCGDGDAASELTSGTYFPMMSDEEPPILELGWPESPSRYGPSETQIYFQRDKTHNVKDLIRSLINKAAKVIAMVMDIFTDVDLLCDLMEASNKRRVPVYVLLDEKNLTYFTDMCSALDIQHSHLSNMRIRSVRGDTYCTKSGKKFSGQVLEKFMIIDCEEVIAGSYSFTWLSAQVHSNMVMHFSGRIADSFDREFRCLYADSQIIDCLSDPEEEGLPYYPPFLTTMVPGAAALDLVSDRRDRMCSENSSSQSSNSVSSVKAAPGMTSNTVYRVTQGSDRKEPGAASHLSPDRRERARANGGTGHGSAERPPPPYGLAVGVEWNKPPPPDVLRSHVGGASSKFQAMGLYEHKASPFQGAGPASSSAKTRSPSPVLAPKHRTPPTPFLNKFTDLFLAPASRDRDGARGPSPWGGPDLSQAEPESQQSPPPPPSPAAVMSRHDQKRMTLGHSKLDLVNQYNQMKSKQVYSRFELKTPD